ACAAAAATCCAGTGCGAACGCACCATTTCGACGCAACCAGGGACGAACCTATCCCGCACACATCGCATGTCGCGATGCGCGCAAATCAAGGCAGATCAATGCCTGCGGGAGGGGACGCCAGGCGCGAGGGCGTCAACGAAGGTCGCAAGCATACGCGCCTCGAAAACATTTTGCATCGCAGCAAATTTTACAAATGATTGCGGGCATTTCGTCCGACCGGACGGTCGGCGATTGCGCCGGCGTTGCCATCGCCGTGCGGTAAAGCGCGCGCCGCAGGTGTCGACGTGGATGTGACGAACGCCGTCGAGACAGGCGTCGATTTTGTCAATAGCGCATTGCAGAATATGAAGACATTGCGAGCATCGCGGCGCGCGATACCCACAATCGTGGCGCGAGGGCACGCCCGAAGAAACCGCGCGTGACCTCGGAAAGACAGACGACGAAATTGACGGCTTAACCTCTCGGTCGACGCAGATCGAACATCGGCCCGATCTCGGCATAGTCACCGAGATAGCCTGCACGCATCACCGGATGCGCCTTGGCCGTATCGAAGAGACCGTCCTCGCGCAGATATTCGCGGCGGATGTGCACCCCGACCACCTGTCCGAGCGCCAGCCAGTTGTCCATCGGCTTGCCGTCGAGATCCTGCATGCGCACGATCTGCAGCAGTTTGCACTCGAGCGACGCAGGCGACTCGGCCACGTGAGGCACATCGACATTGACGCCGGGCGCCTTCGTCAATCCCGCCAGTTCGAACTCGTCGACCTCGTGCGGCACCGGCGCCGACGTCTGGTTCATCTGGGCGACGAGAGACTTGCTTGTCAGATTCCAGACGAACTCGCGCGTGGCTTCGATGTTGGCGATGGAATCCTTGTAGCCCTCACTGCAAAAGCCGATGATCGGCGGGAATGTCGCGAAGGCGCCGAAGAAGCTGTAGGGCGCGAGATTGGTTCGGCCCGACGGATCGCGGCTGGAGATCCAGCCAATGACACGCGGCGCCACGATCGCCTTGAAAGGGTCGTGAGACAGACCGTGACCTTTGGCGGGGTCGTAGAAATGAACGTCGTTGGACATGAGGGGGTGCCGACTAGGTTGAGGAGCTTGTCGGCGATGCTAACGCACTCTGCCAACTCGCGTCGCCTACCCCCTACCCTGCGATGCGATCACACGGACGCGCGACGCCCGAGCCGCTCAATCAACACCCGGTGCGCAGGCCACTGTGCGGCGAGCGCCGCCGCGTCTGCCATCTCGAAGTCCTCGAACGCAAACCCCGGGGCGACCGTACATCCGACCAGCGAATAGCGTGTCGACGGTGCAGGCTGCGCCGCGAACCAGTGCCCCGCGGGCACCACGTGCTGAAGCTGCTCGCCTGCAGTAACATCGGCGCCGAGATTCGTCGTCGTTAGCTTGCCGGTGGGGTCGATCTCGTGAATCCATAGCGTGCCGCCGAGATGGAAATGCCAGATCTCATCGCTGCGAATCCGGTGGAAGGCAGAGAAATCGCCTGCTTCCAGCAAATAGAGAATCGCGGTGGAAATGTTC
This window of the Pandoraea fibrosis genome carries:
- a CDS encoding flavin reductase family protein; the protein is MSNDVHFYDPAKGHGLSHDPFKAIVAPRVIGWISSRDPSGRTNLAPYSFFGAFATFPPIIGFCSEGYKDSIANIEATREFVWNLTSKSLVAQMNQTSAPVPHEVDEFELAGLTKAPGVNVDVPHVAESPASLECKLLQIVRMQDLDGKPMDNWLALGQVVGVHIRREYLREDGLFDTAKAHPVMRAGYLGDYAEIGPMFDLRRPRG
- a CDS encoding cupin domain-containing protein — its product is MTTPESVMPSAADLVTSLHLQPHPEGGHYRETYRASGTMAAHALPDGFSGERNISTAILYLLEAGDFSAFHRIRSDEIWHFHLGGTLWIHEIDPTGKLTTTNLGADVTAGEQLQHVVPAGHWFAAQPAPSTRYSLVGCTVAPGFAFEDFEMADAAALAAQWPAHRVLIERLGRRASV